A window of the Butyricimonas faecalis genome harbors these coding sequences:
- a CDS encoding AMP-dependent synthetase/ligase, protein MRTIIDLFERSCEKFPNNPYLWEKKKGRFAATSYIEVKREVLNFASALCQLGMNRGDRVALLSEGCNDWVYSELGMLYAGGVNVPLSIKLTDNEIVFRVEHSQARFLIVSANFLSRVRGIEGRMGGVEKIIVLHSDINEGKYVSFEQLQREGESWRGEHEKLLNARIHAVTEDDLVNISYTSGTTAEPKGIMLSHRNYVTNVLQSDSLIQIPAYYRILLFLPWDHSFAHTVGLYSFMYNGASLASVDYGQSGMEYLRNIPVNLQEVKPHILLSVPALAKNFRKNIEAGIKAKGRFTDKFYQLGLKMAYSYNGFGDDRGRGWKVLLKPLVKLWDTLLFSKLRKQVFGGNLRFFVGGGALLDIELQRYYAALGIPMFQGYGLSEASPVISSNTPARYRFGSSGILVKPMDLKVCDEEGRELPQGQKGELWIRGGNVMAGYWRNEKSTAETIVDGWLHTGDLGYLHPDGWLYVLGRFKSLLIANDGEKYSPEGIEETIAEQSKYIDSCILYNNQSPYTVGLIVPNKMALREYMEKQNIEPDSMDAYRVMLKKIQGELMAYRVGGKHAHLFPERWLPAVVAVLPEVLSEQNGMINSTMKVVRAKVYDRFKEEIDYLYTPEGKEITNKRNIQNLKQLMS, encoded by the coding sequence ATGAGGACGATTATAGATTTATTTGAAAGAAGTTGCGAAAAGTTTCCGAATAACCCGTATTTATGGGAAAAGAAAAAGGGGAGGTTTGCGGCTACATCATATATAGAGGTAAAGCGAGAGGTTTTGAACTTCGCGAGTGCATTATGTCAACTGGGGATGAACAGGGGTGATCGGGTTGCATTGTTAAGTGAAGGATGTAATGATTGGGTATATTCAGAGTTAGGAATGCTATATGCCGGAGGCGTGAACGTGCCGCTATCTATTAAGTTGACGGATAACGAGATCGTTTTTCGGGTGGAACATTCTCAAGCTCGTTTTTTGATCGTGTCTGCAAACTTTTTGAGTCGTGTTCGAGGAATTGAAGGGCGCATGGGAGGGGTGGAAAAGATTATCGTACTACATTCAGATATAAATGAAGGGAAATACGTGTCATTTGAGCAGTTGCAACGAGAAGGGGAAAGTTGGCGGGGAGAACATGAGAAGTTGTTAAATGCTCGAATTCATGCCGTGACGGAGGATGACCTGGTAAACATTTCTTATACTTCGGGGACGACGGCAGAGCCCAAAGGGATCATGTTGTCCCACCGGAATTACGTGACGAACGTATTGCAATCAGATTCCTTGATACAAATCCCGGCATATTACCGGATATTGTTGTTTTTGCCATGGGATCATAGTTTTGCCCACACGGTGGGGCTTTACTCCTTCATGTATAACGGGGCCTCGTTGGCTTCTGTCGATTACGGGCAATCGGGAATGGAGTATTTGCGTAATATCCCGGTGAATTTACAGGAGGTGAAACCTCATATATTATTGAGCGTTCCAGCCTTGGCGAAGAATTTCCGAAAGAATATAGAGGCGGGAATCAAAGCGAAAGGACGCTTTACGGATAAATTTTATCAATTGGGATTGAAGATGGCTTATTCGTATAATGGTTTCGGGGATGATCGTGGAAGGGGATGGAAGGTGTTACTGAAGCCTTTGGTGAAGTTATGGGATACCCTCTTGTTCTCGAAACTTCGGAAACAGGTGTTTGGCGGGAATCTTCGTTTCTTCGTGGGCGGAGGTGCTTTGCTGGATATTGAATTGCAGCGATATTACGCGGCTCTAGGCATTCCGATGTTTCAGGGATATGGATTATCGGAGGCTTCTCCCGTAATCAGTTCTAACACGCCCGCTCGTTATCGTTTCGGCTCTTCGGGGATATTGGTAAAACCGATGGATTTGAAAGTTTGTGACGAGGAGGGGCGGGAATTACCTCAAGGACAAAAAGGAGAGTTGTGGATAAGAGGAGGAAACGTGATGGCCGGTTACTGGCGAAACGAGAAAAGTACGGCCGAGACGATCGTGGACGGTTGGCTGCATACCGGTGATTTGGGATATCTGCATCCTGATGGCTGGTTGTACGTGTTGGGACGTTTCAAGTCCTTGTTGATCGCGAATGACGGGGAGAAATACAGCCCGGAAGGGATCGAGGAAACTATTGCCGAACAATCGAAATATATAGATTCCTGTATATTGTATAATAATCAATCCCCGTACACGGTCGGGTTGATTGTCCCGAATAAGATGGCCTTGCGGGAGTATATGGAGAAACAGAATATTGAACCGGACTCCATGGATGCTTACCGGGTAATGTTGAAAAAGATCCAGGGTGAGCTGATGGCCTACCGGGTAGGAGGGAAACACGCTCATTTATTTCCAGAAAGGTGGTTGCCTGCAGTCGTGGCCGTGTTGCCGGAGGTGTTGAGTGAACAGAACGGCATGATAAATTCGACCATGAAAGTGGTAAGAGCTAAAGTTTATGACCGATTTAAAGAAGAAATCGATTATCTTTACACCCCGGAAGGGAAAGAGATTACGAATAAACGTAATATTCAGAATTTAAAGCAATTAATGTCCTAA
- the ispG gene encoding (E)-4-hydroxy-3-methylbut-2-enyl-diphosphate synthase, whose protein sequence is MKRRSTKQVKVGEIYIGSEYPVLVQSMLNTDTMNTEACVEQAIRIIEAGGKLVRITAPGVKEAKNLENIHAELRRRGYTTPLSADIHFNPEAAIEAAKHVEKVRINPGNFVDKRATFKTLTYTDEEYAAELERLREKFTAFLDVCREYGTAVRIGTNHGSLSDRIMSRYGNTPAGMVEATMEYLRVCRDEKFDDVVISLKSSDCRVMVEAVRLLVKEMEKEGMNYPLHLGVTEAGEGEDGRVRSAVGIGTLLNEGLGDTIRVSLTEEPEQEIPVANLLNEICCLQDVKAEPRHLEGHCSHPVIVADISKVECLDEAVMAGLDFHVATENDPVYGDMLQGGMRAPEMIYTEALGPELTKLPDSVTVVVPFDSLDIAHVYNRKAVALMDAKDFVRLSKTVEGDCILVEIHDGEMIDADLARKLEQEKNAIVVLNPDVPSCTLFRLYLGELERLGIMNRVIVRAVLNEPDVNRLSLWMAAHLGGLFLDRLVYGLWLSCPDIPDRFYGVHLSQDILQSAGVRRYKTEFISCPGCGRTLYNLQESVARVKKTFAHLSRLKIAVMGCIVNGPGEMGDADYGYVGAGNGKVNLFRGKEMVRVAVPEEEAIEALKQLIKENGDWNE, encoded by the coding sequence ATGAAGCGTCGATCTACAAAGCAGGTTAAGGTTGGAGAAATATATATTGGGTCGGAGTACCCGGTCTTGGTACAATCCATGTTAAATACCGATACGATGAACACGGAGGCTTGCGTGGAACAAGCTATACGGATTATCGAGGCGGGAGGAAAGTTGGTGAGGATTACGGCTCCCGGGGTGAAGGAAGCCAAGAATCTGGAAAACATTCACGCGGAGTTACGTCGGAGAGGTTACACGACCCCGCTTTCTGCGGATATTCATTTTAACCCGGAGGCGGCGATTGAGGCTGCCAAACATGTGGAGAAGGTGCGTATCAATCCGGGAAATTTCGTGGATAAACGGGCTACTTTTAAGACTCTGACTTACACGGACGAGGAATATGCCGCGGAGTTAGAGCGTTTGCGTGAAAAGTTCACGGCATTTCTGGACGTGTGCCGAGAATACGGGACGGCGGTACGGATAGGTACAAATCATGGTTCCTTGTCTGACCGGATTATGAGTCGTTACGGGAATACACCTGCCGGGATGGTGGAGGCAACCATGGAATACCTGCGGGTGTGCCGGGATGAGAAATTTGATGATGTCGTGATTTCCTTGAAATCGAGTGATTGTCGGGTGATGGTTGAGGCGGTACGTTTGCTTGTGAAAGAAATGGAGAAAGAGGGAATGAATTACCCGTTGCACCTGGGTGTGACGGAAGCCGGGGAAGGAGAGGACGGAAGAGTCCGGTCGGCCGTGGGTATCGGTACGTTATTGAACGAGGGATTAGGCGATACGATCCGGGTGTCCTTGACGGAAGAGCCGGAACAGGAGATTCCCGTGGCAAATCTTTTAAATGAGATCTGTTGTTTGCAGGATGTGAAGGCTGAACCGAGGCACTTGGAAGGGCATTGTTCTCATCCCGTGATTGTTGCGGATATATCTAAGGTGGAATGTCTTGACGAGGCAGTAATGGCCGGGTTGGATTTTCACGTGGCGACGGAGAATGATCCCGTGTATGGTGATATGCTGCAAGGAGGAATGCGGGCTCCGGAGATGATCTATACTGAAGCCTTGGGACCGGAGTTGACGAAATTACCGGATTCGGTGACCGTGGTGGTTCCTTTTGATAGCTTGGATATTGCCCACGTGTATAACCGTAAGGCGGTTGCCTTGATGGATGCCAAAGATTTCGTTCGTCTATCGAAAACCGTGGAGGGAGACTGTATTCTCGTGGAGATACATGATGGAGAAATGATAGATGCTGATCTTGCTAGAAAGTTGGAACAGGAGAAAAATGCGATCGTGGTGTTGAATCCTGATGTTCCCTCCTGTACCTTGTTCCGTTTGTACTTGGGAGAGTTGGAACGTTTGGGGATAATGAATCGGGTAATTGTACGAGCCGTGCTGAATGAACCGGATGTCAACAGGTTGAGTTTGTGGATGGCTGCTCATTTGGGAGGTTTATTTCTTGACAGGTTGGTTTATGGTTTGTGGTTGTCATGTCCCGACATCCCGGATAGGTTCTACGGGGTACATTTGAGCCAGGATATATTGCAATCGGCAGGAGTGCGTCGATATAAAACGGAATTTATCAGTTGTCCCGGATGTGGGCGGACATTATATAATTTGCAGGAGTCCGTGGCGAGAGTGAAGAAGACGTTTGCTCATCTAAGCCGTTTGAAGATTGCCGTGATGGGTTGTATCGTGAACGGACCCGGTGAAATGGGGGATGCGGATTATGGTTACGTGGGTGCCGGAAACGGGAAAGTGAATCTGTTCCGGGGGAAAGAAATGGTACGTGTGGCTGTACCGGAGGAAGAAGCCATTGAGGCGTTGAAACAATTAATAAAAGAGAACGGAGATTGGAATGAATAA